In the genome of Solibacillus silvestris, one region contains:
- a CDS encoding aconitate hydratase (Catalyzes the conversion of citrate to isocitrate) produces MANLHNSRSTFEVNGKTYNYFRLAAIEEAGIAKVSRLPYSIKVLLESVLRQYDNYVIKDEHVNELANFGNHNADAEVPFKPSRVVLQDFTGVPVVVDLASLRSAMKEMGGDPAKINPAIPVDLVIDHSVQVDKYGNAAALQANMDLEFERNAERYNFLKWAQTAYDNFRAVPPATGIVHQVNLEYLAPIVHVNETEEGLVAFPDSVVGTDSHTTMINGIGVLGWGVGGIEAEAGMLGQPSYFPIPDVIGVKLVGELPNGTTATDLALKVTQVLRARGVVNKFVEFFGPGVPGLPLADRATISNMAPEYGATCGFFAVDEESLNYMRLTGRDEEHIAVVEAYLKANDMFFNPDLEPVYTDVLEINLADIEANLSGPKRPQDLIPLTEMKRVYRESVVAPQGTQGFGLTEEEFSKTSTAKFAEGDVEIPAGAVAIAAITSCTNTSNPYVLLAAGLVAKKAVELGIKPAKWVKTSLAPGSKVVTGYLEESGLQDYFDQIGFNTVGYGCTTCIGNSGPLLPEIEDAIKSNDLFVTSVLSGNRNFEGRVHPLVKANFLASPPLVVAYALAGTVDIDLQKDAIAVTPEGKEVFFADIWPSTEEVNEVLNKVVTRELFQKEYETVFTANEAWNAIETSTENLYTFDEKSTYIQNPPFFTGLSKEPGAIQTLAGMRVMAKFGDSITTDHISPAGAIGKDTPAGKYLIENGVAIRDFNSYGSRRGNHEVMMRGTFANIRIRNQIAPGTEGGFTTYWPTGEVEYIYDACMKYKEAGTGLVVLAGNDYGMGSSRDWAAKGTFLLGVKTVIAQSYERIHRSNLVMMGVLPLQFMAGESAETLGLKGDETIDVNLTDNVKPRDILTVTATSPEGKVTEFKALARFDSEVEVDYYRHGGILQMVLRAKAAQQ; encoded by the coding sequence ATGGCAAACTTACACAACAGTCGTTCGACTTTTGAAGTTAACGGTAAAACTTATAACTATTTCCGTTTAGCTGCAATTGAAGAAGCTGGTATCGCAAAAGTATCACGCCTACCTTATTCAATTAAAGTATTATTAGAATCAGTATTACGTCAATATGATAACTACGTAATTAAAGACGAGCATGTTAATGAATTAGCTAACTTCGGTAATCACAATGCAGATGCTGAAGTACCATTCAAGCCTTCTCGTGTAGTATTACAAGACTTCACTGGTGTTCCAGTAGTAGTTGACTTAGCTTCATTACGTTCTGCAATGAAAGAAATGGGTGGAGACCCAGCTAAAATCAACCCTGCAATTCCAGTTGACCTTGTAATTGACCACTCAGTACAAGTAGACAAATACGGTAACGCAGCAGCATTACAAGCGAACATGGATTTAGAGTTCGAGCGTAACGCTGAACGTTATAACTTCTTAAAATGGGCTCAAACTGCTTATGATAACTTCCGCGCTGTACCACCAGCAACTGGTATCGTACACCAAGTTAACTTAGAGTATTTAGCTCCAATCGTTCACGTGAACGAAACAGAAGAAGGTTTAGTAGCATTCCCTGACTCAGTAGTAGGTACTGACTCTCACACAACTATGATCAACGGTATCGGTGTTCTAGGTTGGGGTGTTGGTGGTATCGAAGCTGAAGCTGGTATGTTAGGTCAACCATCTTACTTCCCAATTCCTGATGTTATCGGTGTTAAACTAGTAGGCGAATTACCAAACGGTACAACAGCTACTGACTTAGCATTAAAAGTAACTCAAGTATTACGTGCTCGTGGTGTAGTAAACAAATTCGTTGAGTTCTTCGGACCTGGCGTACCTGGTTTACCACTTGCTGACCGTGCTACAATCTCAAACATGGCTCCAGAATACGGTGCTACTTGTGGTTTCTTCGCAGTTGACGAAGAATCATTAAACTACATGCGCTTAACTGGCCGTGACGAAGAGCACATTGCTGTTGTTGAAGCTTACTTAAAAGCTAACGACATGTTCTTCAACCCGGACTTAGAGCCTGTTTATACTGACGTTTTAGAAATTAACTTAGCGGACATCGAAGCAAACCTTTCTGGTCCTAAGCGTCCACAAGATTTAATTCCTTTAACTGAAATGAAACGTGTTTACCGTGAATCAGTAGTAGCTCCACAAGGTACTCAAGGTTTCGGTTTAACAGAAGAAGAATTCTCTAAAACATCAACTGCTAAATTTGCAGAAGGTGACGTAGAAATTCCTGCAGGTGCTGTAGCAATCGCTGCCATCACTTCTTGTACAAACACATCTAACCCATACGTATTATTAGCTGCTGGTTTAGTTGCTAAAAAAGCGGTTGAGTTAGGCATTAAACCTGCTAAATGGGTTAAAACTTCATTAGCTCCAGGTTCTAAAGTAGTAACTGGTTACTTAGAAGAATCAGGTTTACAAGACTACTTCGACCAAATCGGTTTCAACACAGTTGGTTACGGTTGTACAACATGTATCGGTAACTCTGGTCCGTTATTACCAGAAATCGAAGATGCAATCAAATCAAACGATTTATTCGTAACTTCTGTATTATCAGGTAACCGTAACTTCGAAGGCCGTGTACACCCATTAGTAAAAGCTAACTTCTTAGCTTCACCACCATTAGTTGTTGCTTACGCTTTAGCGGGTACTGTAGATATCGATCTACAAAAAGACGCAATCGCTGTAACTCCAGAAGGCAAAGAAGTATTCTTCGCTGATATCTGGCCATCAACTGAAGAAGTTAACGAAGTATTAAATAAAGTTGTAACTCGTGAATTATTCCAAAAAGAATACGAAACAGTATTCACAGCTAACGAAGCTTGGAATGCAATCGAAACTTCAACTGAAAACTTATATACTTTCGATGAAAAATCAACTTACATCCAAAACCCACCATTCTTCACTGGTCTTTCTAAAGAGCCAGGTGCTATCCAAACATTAGCTGGAATGCGTGTAATGGCTAAGTTCGGTGACTCTATCACTACTGACCACATCTCTCCTGCAGGTGCAATCGGTAAAGATACACCAGCTGGTAAGTACTTAATCGAAAACGGTGTTGCAATCCGTGACTTCAACTCTTACGGTTCTCGTCGTGGTAACCACGAAGTAATGATGCGCGGTACATTCGCAAACATTCGTATCCGTAACCAAATCGCTCCAGGTACAGAAGGTGGTTTCACTACTTACTGGCCAACAGGCGAAGTTGAGTACATTTATGATGCTTGTATGAAGTACAAAGAAGCAGGTACTGGCTTAGTAGTATTAGCTGGTAACGACTACGGTATGGGTTCATCTCGTGACTGGGCTGCTAAAGGTACATTCTTACTAGGCGTTAAAACTGTAATCGCACAATCTTACGAGCGTATTCACCGTTCTAACTTAGTAATGATGGGCGTATTACCATTACAATTCATGGCTGGCGAATCAGCTGAAACTTTAGGATTAAAAGGTGACGAAACAATCGACGTTAACTTAACTGACAATGTTAAACCACGTGATATCCTAACTGTTACTGCAACTTCTCCAGAAGGAAAAGTAACTGAGTTCAAAGCGTTAGCTCGTTTCGACTCTGAAGTAGAAGTAGATTACTACCGTCACGGCGGTATCCTACAAATGGTATTACGTGCTAAAGCTGCACAACAATAA